One stretch of Hymenobacter chitinivorans DSM 11115 DNA includes these proteins:
- a CDS encoding MBL fold metallo-hydrolase, whose product MARTTYLRNEQLRTVKAGYPGNKLFGSQFANGEELYTPEFSNVLRWKLLTENPQKEEKKADTWAPAVVNCAEFLAGQDDGLVWLGHASFVLRTQGITLLFDPLLFDSTFLKRRHPLPCRPEELTTIDLLLLSHGHRDHLDEASIKLVARQNPGLRVLTSLRMAPLLTGMASTLQVQEAGWWQQYDLGPDAPLDIYYLPAAHWHRRGLTDLNKVLWGSFLIRTQDKLIYFGGDSAYADHFEDIERQFGPLDICLLGIGAYKPAFMMQLSHTNPHEAAKAANVLRAGHLVPMHHGTFDLSDEPASEPIRTLQEVAAGGMLRAELHAPKVGEVMPWQQWE is encoded by the coding sequence ATGGCCCGTACTACTTACCTGCGCAACGAACAACTCCGCACCGTGAAAGCCGGTTACCCCGGCAACAAGCTCTTCGGTAGCCAATTTGCCAACGGCGAGGAGCTCTACACGCCCGAGTTCAGCAACGTGCTGCGCTGGAAACTCCTGACCGAAAACCCGCAGAAGGAAGAAAAGAAAGCCGACACCTGGGCCCCGGCCGTGGTGAACTGCGCCGAATTTCTGGCGGGCCAGGACGACGGGCTGGTGTGGCTGGGCCACGCCTCCTTCGTGCTGCGTACCCAGGGCATTACCCTGCTCTTCGACCCGCTGCTGTTCGATTCCACGTTTCTGAAGCGCCGCCACCCCCTACCCTGCCGCCCCGAGGAACTCACCACTATCGACCTGCTGCTGCTCAGCCACGGCCACCGCGACCATCTGGACGAGGCGTCCATTAAGCTCGTGGCCCGGCAGAACCCCGGCCTGCGGGTGCTGACTTCCCTGCGCATGGCCCCGCTGCTCACGGGCATGGCCTCCACGCTGCAGGTGCAGGAAGCCGGCTGGTGGCAGCAGTACGACCTGGGGCCCGACGCGCCGCTGGACATCTACTACCTACCCGCCGCCCACTGGCACCGCCGCGGCCTCACCGATTTAAACAAGGTGCTCTGGGGCAGCTTTCTGATCCGGACCCAGGACAAGCTTATCTACTTCGGCGGCGACTCGGCCTACGCCGACCATTTCGAAGACATTGAGCGCCAATTTGGCCCCCTCGACATCTGCCTGCTGGGCATTGGGGCCTACAAACCGGCCTTTATGATGCAGCTCAGCCACACCAACCCCCATGAGGCGGCCAAGGCGGCCAACGTGCTGCGCGCCGGCCACCTGGTGCCCATGCACCACGGCACCTTCGACTTGAGCGACGAGCCGGCCTCCGAACCTATCCGGACCCTGCAGGAAGTGGCGGCCGGCGGCATGCTGCGGGCCGAACTGCACGCGCCGAAAGTAGGCGAAGTAATGCCCTGGCAGCAGTGGGAATAA
- a CDS encoding T9SS type A sorting domain-containing protein, which produces MKKQLLLLSFGFLGGGLARAQTAPVLAKSLDQAQVEAVRVRAAGQQPRRMSSYSWDAATRRWSLAATVGTYAYSSLGKPTLVQFADSATQRPQARFTYAYDGAGNQTASQYETWSGSAWSIMNRTLTSYNSHSQQTEYVAQDWVNGAWVNTYRTINQYDAHDHQVLYEVFVWENSAWQQTYGSRTAVTYTPVGAVQQETEEVWSATTKTYQVSYRRQYNYAAPTDLYYSAQVSQQWTNGAFVNTQRTINIVRDVRNRIIYSELESWLGSGWGPDNRTRIVYQPNGSYQMVLERYGYPQSGWNLGWRSTMLYDDFGNQLAFTYEEWSGQGWRLEQGEQHELRYNPMNDVVREVRQHFDSMSKTYVYQYKYFFSDFQSVTLSVQPNAALAAQTQLYPNPTTGLVTLELPGLREATPAEVVNGLGQVVQRVVLQPGRMHLDLSGQPAGLYTVQLRTSAGLVVKKVVRQ; this is translated from the coding sequence ATGAAGAAACAGCTACTACTTTTGAGCTTCGGCTTTCTTGGCGGCGGGCTCGCGCGGGCCCAGACGGCCCCAGTGCTGGCCAAGTCTCTCGACCAAGCGCAAGTGGAGGCGGTAAGGGTCCGCGCCGCCGGGCAGCAGCCCCGCCGCATGAGTAGCTACAGCTGGGACGCGGCTACCCGCCGCTGGTCGTTGGCCGCGACGGTGGGCACTTACGCCTACAGTAGCCTGGGCAAGCCGACGCTGGTGCAGTTTGCCGACTCGGCTACGCAGCGGCCCCAGGCGCGCTTCACCTACGCCTACGACGGAGCCGGTAACCAGACGGCTTCCCAGTACGAAACCTGGTCGGGCAGTGCCTGGAGCATCATGAACCGCACCCTGACCTCTTACAACAGCCACAGCCAGCAAACCGAATACGTGGCCCAGGACTGGGTAAATGGGGCCTGGGTGAATACCTACCGGACCATAAACCAGTACGACGCCCACGACCACCAAGTGTTGTATGAGGTGTTTGTGTGGGAAAACAGCGCCTGGCAGCAGACCTACGGCTCCCGGACGGCGGTGACCTACACGCCGGTCGGGGCTGTGCAGCAGGAAACGGAGGAAGTCTGGAGCGCAACGACCAAGACCTACCAGGTAAGCTACCGGCGGCAGTATAACTACGCCGCGCCCACGGACCTGTACTACAGCGCGCAGGTGTCGCAGCAGTGGACAAACGGCGCTTTCGTGAATACGCAACGCACCATCAACATCGTGCGCGACGTTCGGAACCGCATTATCTACTCCGAACTGGAATCCTGGTTGGGCAGTGGCTGGGGCCCCGACAACCGGACTCGAATAGTGTATCAGCCCAACGGCAGCTACCAGATGGTGCTGGAGCGGTACGGTTACCCGCAGTCGGGGTGGAATCTGGGCTGGCGCTCTACCATGCTCTACGATGACTTCGGCAACCAGCTGGCCTTTACGTATGAAGAATGGAGCGGCCAAGGCTGGAGGCTGGAGCAGGGCGAGCAGCACGAGTTGCGTTACAACCCTATGAACGACGTGGTGCGCGAGGTGCGCCAGCACTTCGACTCGATGAGTAAAACCTACGTCTATCAGTACAAATACTTTTTCAGCGACTTTCAGAGCGTCACGTTGAGCGTGCAGCCCAACGCTGCCCTGGCCGCCCAGACCCAGCTGTATCCTAACCCGACGACGGGCTTGGTCACGCTGGAGCTGCCGGGCCTGCGGGAAGCTACGCCGGCCGAAGTGGTCAATGGGCTGGGCCAAGTAGTGCAGCGCGTAGTGCTCCAGCCGGGCCGGATGCACCTCGATTTGAGCGGCCAGCCCGCCGGGCTTTACACCGTGCAGCTGCGCACCAGCGCGGGTTTGGTGGTGAAGAAAGTGGTACGGCAATAA